In Entelurus aequoreus isolate RoL-2023_Sb linkage group LG13, RoL_Eaeq_v1.1, whole genome shotgun sequence, a genomic segment contains:
- the LOC133663505 gene encoding TRPM8 channel-associated factor homolog → MSRQPAQYHPQGAYLALMRGLNEVDLCGPPVPSNLILTGDHAFPLVMNNQGQVLMAASQYGSGRIVVLGHEAYLTTVAALVENALTWLRGDRTENLSVDVHTSVKAVVDYLSRSSFQTTVVGEFQKNTNAGVYVTDAYSLGTDVKDLVAFLKNGGGVLIGGQAWNWAANHPKENTLFQFGGNKLSGVAGIYFSEHQGEVECLPVYPQIPSSWMGVVVGKDFEEDLEFLLKGISQFDISGNALASEILVHGQLAFPVAMADDGRTFLAASYYGLGRVIVVSHQGFLQREVLAPFWNNAIHWLTNDRHGTVGIEKQDVFKHFKKSGFKCEKTDFRKDLSVFVGSVNNDKYAEEIHDFVAEGGGLLIGGHAWYWAQKHKDQNQFTEFPGNKILNTMGLSLLSATIKGGVFKAPVPSKTVKDTYHFRHLLQRFAAHVTQGENLTQHEEQCLKRLGNDCATFLKMNAHHCCPYNQVLSTLTNVLKRSGMPQVCDSCPVKSPKDHLLLSVGAEVYKFSPNPDSLMPYLIKQNPQLPVVYDYTIPLNVNTAERDEWISTGLYLSPGMKTYMALPAQIVNKGWKVQIGCQTDHLQHESLKRAPKVHERFLVNTEMLLVWNLWGGLVYLVAPPKTQMKGLEVKVQIAVPAPYYKSGATTPADWSLRRTAPAPWAELEFENIILTVPSDVVRTLDQPDLLAAFWDTIMRSIADLAAKPHTYARKERFVADVQISHGSMHSGYPVMMHKASAANLVNIEHAKSKGMWGSIHELGHNQQRACWEFRPHTTECTCNLWSVYVHEEVLGINRAKAHSAITPDKRKSRLEDFVKEGKPLGKWAMWVALETYLQLQERFGWDAFKSVFAAYHTISNIPKDNNGKMNLYAETFSQTVKMNLSGFFKAWSWPIERATEEKLSKLPAWTDHPMVKHG, encoded by the exons ATGTCGAGGCAGCCAGCACAATATCACCCGCAGGGTGCCTATTTGGCTCTGATGAGAGGTTTGAATGAGGTGGACCTTTGTGGCCCTCCTGTGCCCTCTAACCTGATTCTGACAGGAGACCATGCCTTTCCTTTGGTTATGAACAACCAAGGCCAAGTCCTAATGGCGGCCTCTCAGTATGGCTCCGGAAGGATTGTGGTCTTGGGTCATGAGGCCTACCTGACGACAGTCGCTGCTCTCGTAGAAAATGCACTGACCTGGCTGAGAGGAGACAGAACAGAGAACCTGTCAGTGGACGTCCACACAAGCGTTAAAGCAGTGGTTGATTATCTCAGCAGATCCAGTTTCCAAACCACAGTTGTGGGGGAATTCCAAAAGAATACGAATGCCGGTGTGTATGTAACAGATGCCTACAGCCTTGGTACGGATGTAAAGGACCTGGTGGCTTTCTTGAAAAACGGTGGGGGAGTGTTGATCGGAGGGCAAGCGTGGAATTGGGCTGCAAATCACCCAAAGGAAAACACTCTGTTTCAGTTTGGAGGGAATAAACTTTCTGGTGTGGCCGGGATTTACTTTTCTGAACATCAGGGGGAGGTTGAATGTCTGCCTGTGTACCCTCAGATTCCATCTTCCTGGATGGGCGTCGT TGTTGGTAAGGATTTTGAGGAAGACCTGGAGTTCTTGCTAAAGGGGATATCCCAGTTTGACATCTCTGGTAATGCGCTTGCTTCTGAGATTCTTGTTCATGGCCAGCTTGCCTTCCCTGTGGCAATGGCAGACGATGGACGGACATTTTTGGCCGCCTCCTATTATGGACTGGGGCGCGTCATTGTCGTGAGCCACCAAGGGTTTCTGCAAAGAGAG GTGTTGGCTCCATTTTGGAACAACGCAATTCACTGGTTGACCAATGACCGACATGGCACTGTTGGTATCGAGAAACAAGACGTCTTTAAACATTTCAAGAAATCTGGCTTTAAGTGTGAGAAGACAGACTTCCGGAAAGACCTGAGTGTGTTTGTGGGCTCAGTAAACAATGACAAATATGCAGAGGAGATCCACGACTTTGTAGCAGAGGGGGGAGGCCTGTTGATTGGTGGCCATGCCTGGTACTGGGCCCAAAAACACAAAGACCAAAACCAATTTACAGAGTTCCCAG GAAACAAAATCCTCAATACAATGGGCCTGAGCTTGTTGAGTGCAACCATTAAGGGAGGTGTCTTCAAGGCCCCTGTGCCCAGCAAGACCGTCAAAGACACCTACCACTTCCGCCACCTTCTGCAGCGCTTTGCTGCTCATGTAACTCAGGGAGAGAACCTTACCCAGCATGAGGAGCAGTGCCTTAAAAGGCTTGGAAATGACTGTGCGACCTTCTTAAAGATGAATGCCCACCACTGCTGCCCATATAATCAGGTCCTGTCCACCCTCACAAATGTCCTGAAAAGATCTGGCATGCCTCAG GTATGTGACAGCTGCCCAGTGAAGTCTCCCAAAGACCACCTCCTTCTCAGTGTGGGAGCAGAGGTATACAAGTTTAGCCCCAATCCTGACAGTCTGATGCCTTACCTAATCAAGCAGAATCCCCAGTTACCTGTTGTCTACGACTACACGATTCCATTGAACGTCAACACAGCAG AAAGGGATGAGTGGATCAGTACAGGTCTCTACCTCTCTCCCGGCATGAAGACCTACATGGCGTTACCTGCACAGATTGTCAACAAGGGATGGAAG GTCCAAATTGGTTGTCAGACAGACCATCTTCAGCATGAAAGCTTGAAGAGGGCACCTAAAGTTCATGAGCGATTTCTTGTTAACACAGAGATGTTGCTGGTGTGGAACTTATGGGGGGGTCTGGTCTACTTGGTGGCCCCACCAAAAACCCAAATGAAAGGCCTAGAGGTCAAAGTGCAGATAGCTGTGCCAGCGCCTTATTATAAATCGG GTGCCACAACACCAGCTGATTGGTCTCTGCGGCGCACAGCTCCTGCCCCCTGGGCCGAGTTGGAGTTTGAGAACATTATCCTCACTGTACCGTCAGATGTCGTACGGACGCTAGATCAGCCAGATTTGTTGGCGGCGTTCTGGGACACCATCATGAGAAGCATTGCTGACCTGGCTGCAAAACCACACACATATGCCCGTAAAGAACGCTTTGTCGCAGATGTGCAGATTTCTCATG GGTCGATGCATTCAGGATACCCAGTTATGATGCACAAGGCCTCAGCAGCTAATCTGGTCAATATTGAGCATGCCAAGAGCAAAGGTATGTGGGGGTCAATTCACGAGCTTGGACACAATCAGCAGAGAGCATGCTGGGAGTTCCGACCACACACCACAGAGTGCACATGCAACCTTTGGTCAGTGTATGTGCATGAAGAGGTGTTAGGGATCAACAGGGCAAAG GCTCACAGCGCAATCACTCCAGACAAAAGAAAGAGTCGATTGGAGGACTTTGTAAAAGAGGGCAAGCCACTAGGCAAGTGGGCGATGTGGGTGGCTCTGGAAACATACTTACAG CTCCAGGAAAGATTTGGTTGGGATGCTTTCAAGAGCGTGTTTGCTGCTTACCACACCATAAGCAACATTCCAAAGGACAACAATGGAAAGATGAACCTCTATGCCGAGACCTTCTCGCAGACGGTGAAAATGAACCTCTCTGGGTTCTTTAAGGCCTGGAGCTGGCCTATAGAGAGAGCTACTGAGGAGAAACTATCCAAACTTCCTGCCTGGACTGACCACCCCATGGTCAAGCATGGCTAA